One window of the Roseovarius sp. THAF9 genome contains the following:
- the pstA gene encoding phosphate ABC transporter permease PstA, whose translation MTDATLNGASGGGHGRSSLKTIDANTKRRNAAEKRFRAYGMAAIGIGLFFLVVLFFSIIRSGLPAFTQTVVEMEFTMTQEQYEEAEGQLFKTKAYSNLFIAQLQEQLQERGLELEFDEAAIERLLGKVGGNLREYYAGNQNRIGEPVEFSLSASSRVDGYFNGRVTRESIQDSRFLMASDLDLVDAMAEAGIIKSEFNWNFITGADSGVDNPGGAGIGASVVGSFFMMLVVLVLSLPIGVAASIYLEEFAPQNKFTDLIEVNISNLAAVPSIVFGILGLAVFIQFMHLPQSAPLVGGLVLTLMTLPTIIISTRASLKSVPPSIRDAALGVGASKMQAVFHHVLPLAMPGILTGTIIGLAQALGETAPLLLIGMVGFVARGYPDGFVAGFTEPNSAMPAQIYTWAARADASFYEKAWGGIIILLAFLLTMNIIAIILRRRFERRW comes from the coding sequence ATGACCGACGCAACGCTCAACGGCGCCAGCGGCGGCGGCCACGGCCGCTCCTCGCTCAAGACCATCGACGCCAACACCAAGCGGCGCAACGCCGCCGAGAAACGCTTTCGCGCCTACGGCATGGCGGCCATCGGCATCGGGCTCTTCTTCCTCGTGGTGCTGTTCTTCTCGATCATCCGCTCGGGCCTTCCGGCCTTCACCCAGACCGTGGTGGAGATGGAGTTCACCATGACGCAGGAACAGTACGAGGAGGCCGAAGGCCAGCTATTCAAGACCAAGGCCTACTCCAACCTGTTCATCGCCCAGCTTCAGGAACAGCTCCAGGAACGCGGGCTGGAACTGGAATTCGACGAAGCCGCCATCGAACGCCTGCTGGGCAAGGTCGGCGGCAACCTGCGCGAATACTATGCCGGCAACCAGAACCGCATCGGCGAGCCGGTGGAATTCTCGCTCTCGGCCTCGTCGCGCGTCGACGGCTATTTCAACGGTCGCGTCACCCGCGAAAGCATACAGGACAGCCGGTTCCTCATGGCCTCCGACCTCGATCTGGTGGATGCCATGGCCGAGGCGGGCATCATCAAGTCCGAGTTCAACTGGAACTTCATCACCGGCGCGGATTCCGGCGTGGACAACCCCGGCGGCGCGGGCATCGGTGCCTCGGTCGTGGGCTCGTTCTTCATGATGCTGGTGGTGCTGGTCCTGTCGCTGCCCATCGGCGTCGCCGCCTCGATCTACCTCGAGGAATTCGCGCCGCAGAACAAGTTCACCGACCTCATCGAGGTGAACATCTCGAACCTCGCCGCCGTGCCGTCGATCGTGTTCGGCATCCTCGGGCTGGCGGTGTTCATCCAGTTCATGCACCTGCCGCAATCCGCCCCGCTGGTGGGCGGTCTGGTGCTGACGCTGATGACCCTGCCCACGATCATCATTTCGACCCGCGCCTCGCTCAAATCCGTGCCGCCCTCCATTCGCGACGCGGCGCTCGGGGTCGGGGCGTCCAAGATGCAGGCGGTCTTTCACCATGTTCTGCCGCTGGCAATGCCCGGCATCCTGACCGGCACCATAATCGGCCTCGCCCAGGCCCTGGGCGAAACCGCACCGCTGCTGCTCATCGGCATGGTCGGCTTCGTCGCCCGTGGCTACCCGGATGGCTTCGTCGCCGGCTTCACCGAACCGAACTCGGCCATGCCCGCCCAGATCTATACCTGGGCCGCCCGCGCCGACGCCAGCTTCTATGAAAAAGCCTGGGGCGGGATCATCATCCTGCTGGCCTTCCTGCTTACCATGAACATCATCGCCATCATCCTGCGCCGCCGCTTCGAGCGCCGCTGGTAG
- the pstC gene encoding phosphate ABC transporter permease subunit PstC, with protein sequence MPTFWLFLIVLGIAAVGYVLGRGRALQSVEGDNRKLHSLPSYYGSNVLIKVVVPAFLLMIAWLLIQPLVVSSTISGMIPDRSVDNTGSLGLVMAEVRRTAEGLDNAVAQGLMDEDFVNNARADLADVTQRLKDAGQIVTSEVTQPILNAAQRYRVMNATGNLMMTIAVLVLAVLGALWGLRESHGDFRARNTVEQSIRALLIGAASIAILTTVGIILSLVFNTIEFFRLYPASDFFFGTNWAPSFSGRGGSSDLGVLPLLWGTFYISIVALAVAVPIGLFAAIYLSEYASPKVRSFAKPMLEVLAGIPTIVYGLFALLTVGPLLLSVFGDEGLGIMQAGTAVMTAGLVMGIMLIPFVSSLSDDIINAVPQAMRDGSYGLGATQSETIRQVVLPAALPGIVGAILLAASRAIGETMIVVLGAGAAARLSLNPFEAMTTVTAKIVSQLTGDADFASPEALVAFALGMTLFVITLGLNVFALYIVRKYREQYE encoded by the coding sequence ATGCCGACATTCTGGCTATTCCTGATCGTGCTCGGCATCGCGGCGGTGGGCTACGTGCTTGGCCGCGGTCGGGCGCTTCAAAGCGTGGAGGGCGACAACCGCAAGCTCCACTCCCTGCCGTCCTATTATGGCTCGAACGTCCTGATCAAAGTGGTCGTTCCGGCCTTCCTGCTGATGATCGCATGGCTGCTCATTCAGCCGCTGGTGGTCAGCAGCACGATTTCAGGCATGATCCCCGACCGCTCGGTCGACAACACCGGCTCGCTGGGGCTGGTGATGGCCGAGGTCCGCCGCACCGCCGAAGGCCTCGACAATGCCGTGGCCCAAGGCCTGATGGACGAAGACTTCGTCAACAACGCCCGTGCCGACCTCGCCGATGTCACCCAGCGGCTCAAGGATGCGGGCCAGATCGTCACCTCCGAGGTGACGCAGCCCATCCTGAACGCCGCGCAGCGCTACCGGGTCATGAACGCCACCGGCAACCTGATGATGACCATCGCGGTGCTCGTTCTGGCCGTGCTCGGCGCGCTCTGGGGCCTGCGCGAATCCCACGGCGATTTCCGCGCCCGCAACACGGTCGAGCAAAGCATCCGCGCGCTCTTGATCGGTGCGGCCTCAATCGCGATCCTCACCACGGTCGGCATCATCCTGTCGCTCGTGTTCAACACGATCGAGTTCTTCCGCCTCTACCCGGCTTCAGACTTTTTCTTCGGCACCAACTGGGCGCCCAGCTTCTCGGGCCGGGGCGGCAGTTCCGATCTCGGCGTGCTGCCGCTTCTGTGGGGCACGTTCTATATCTCCATCGTGGCGTTGGCCGTGGCCGTGCCCATCGGCCTCTTCGCCGCCATCTACCTGTCGGAATACGCCTCGCCCAAGGTCCGCTCTTTCGCCAAGCCGATGCTCGAGGTGCTGGCCGGCATCCCCACCATCGTCTACGGTCTCTTCGCCCTGCTGACGGTCGGCCCGCTCTTGCTGTCAGTCTTCGGCGATGAGGGCCTCGGGATCATGCAGGCCGGCACGGCCGTGATGACCGCAGGTCTGGTCATGGGCATCATGCTGATCCCCTTCGTCAGCTCGCTTTCCGACGACATCATCAACGCCGTGCCGCAGGCGATGCGCGACGGCTCCTACGGCCTTGGCGCCACGCAGTCGGAAACCATCCGCCAGGTCGTGCTGCCTGCCGCCCTGCCGGGCATCGTTGGCGCGATCCTGCTGGCCGCCTCCCGCGCAATTGGCGAGACGATGATCGTGGTGCTTGGGGCAGGGGCCGCGGCAAGGCTCAGCCTCAACCCGTTCGAGGCCATGACCACCGTCACCGCCAAGATCGTCAGCCAGCTGACGGGCGACGCCGACTTCGCCTCGCCCGAGGCGCTGGTCGCCTTCGCCTTGGGCATGACGCTCTTCGTCATCACGCTGGGGCTCAACGTCTTCGCCCTCTACATCGTGCGCAAATACCGGGAGCAGTACGAATGA
- a CDS encoding substrate-binding domain-containing protein has translation MSFMKLTASTLAIAAVSATAAAARDNVQVAGSSTVLPYASIVAELFGENTDFPTPVVESGGSSAGLKRFCEGVGENTIDVANASRAIREKEIKACADNGVTDIIEVRIGYDGIVFASQQSGPEFTAFQPSDIFNAIGAKVMVDGEVVDNPHNSWADFNSDLPDAEIAMFIPGTKHGTREVFEDKVLLEGCEATGAMEAMMKGGMNEDDAEDACLDVRQDGKSVDIDGDYTETLARIDANTNGIGVFGLAFYENNTDKLKVATMGDVAPSTETIASGEYPVSRPLFFYVKKAHIGVIPGLKEYAQFFVADEIAGPGGPLSNYGLVADPELAETQAKVEAEETMGSGS, from the coding sequence ATGTCCTTCATGAAACTGACCGCCTCTACCCTGGCGATCGCGGCCGTTTCGGCCACCGCTGCCGCTGCACGTGACAACGTTCAGGTTGCCGGTTCTTCCACCGTTCTGCCCTACGCGTCGATCGTGGCCGAGCTCTTCGGCGAAAACACCGACTTCCCGACCCCGGTCGTGGAATCGGGCGGCTCGTCGGCTGGCCTGAAACGCTTCTGCGAAGGCGTTGGCGAAAATACCATCGACGTAGCGAACGCCTCGCGCGCCATCCGCGAGAAAGAGATCAAGGCCTGCGCCGACAACGGCGTGACCGACATCATCGAAGTGCGCATCGGCTATGACGGCATCGTCTTCGCCAGCCAGCAGTCCGGTCCCGAATTCACCGCGTTCCAGCCTTCGGACATCTTCAACGCCATCGGCGCCAAGGTCATGGTCGACGGCGAAGTTGTCGACAACCCGCACAACAGCTGGGCGGACTTCAACAGCGACCTGCCCGATGCGGAAATCGCGATGTTCATCCCCGGCACCAAGCACGGCACGCGCGAAGTCTTTGAAGACAAGGTGCTGCTGGAAGGCTGCGAAGCCACCGGCGCCATGGAAGCCATGATGAAAGGCGGCATGAATGAGGACGACGCAGAGGATGCGTGCCTCGACGTGCGCCAGGACGGCAAGTCGGTCGACATCGACGGCGACTACACCGAGACCCTGGCGCGGATTGACGCCAACACCAACGGCATCGGCGTGTTCGGCCTGGCGTTCTACGAGAACAACACCGACAAGCTGAAAGTGGCCACGATGGGCGATGTCGCACCGTCGACCGAAACCATCGCCTCGGGCGAATACCCGGTGTCGCGCCCGCTGTTCTTCTACGTCAAGAAAGCGCATATCGGCGTGATCCCCGGCCTGAAAGAGTACGCACAGTTCTTCGTCGCCGACGAGATCGCAGGCCCCGGCGGCCCGCTGTCGAACTACGGCCTGGTCGCGGACCCGGAACTGGCCGAGACCCAAGCAAAGGTCGAAGCCGAAGAGACCATGGGCAGCGGCTCCTGA
- a CDS encoding ATP-binding protein, with translation MNQGNIATLLQAIPLASVLVGRGERILGANDRALALLGPGLTGRHFITAIRQPTVLDAVEASLRDRETRQTRYLSSAGAQDTTYLVTCSPVETDAGSGVLLCFEDVTHLEQVGQMRRDFVANVSHELRTPLTALLGFIETLRGPARNDPVATERFLGTMQIEASRMERLVKDLLSLSRVEAQERVRPTDRVDLIRLINAVIHATRPIADEADVKIAFRTDVEEIHVPGDADQLHQILTNLIENAIKYGGPGKTVTVALAAHSDHPALRGPSAVISVTDQGPGIEEVHIPRLTERFYRIDSHRSREMGGTGLGLAIVKHIVNRHRGRLKVESELGQGTRFDVILPSRPATPQA, from the coding sequence ATGAACCAGGGCAATATCGCCACGCTCTTGCAGGCGATTCCCCTGGCCTCGGTACTCGTCGGGCGGGGCGAACGCATCCTTGGCGCCAATGACCGCGCCTTGGCCCTTCTGGGGCCGGGGCTGACCGGGCGTCATTTCATCACCGCCATTCGCCAACCCACCGTGCTCGACGCGGTCGAGGCGTCCCTGCGCGACCGCGAAACGCGACAGACACGGTATCTGTCCAGTGCCGGCGCGCAGGACACGACCTATCTCGTCACCTGCAGCCCGGTCGAGACCGACGCGGGCTCCGGCGTGCTGCTGTGTTTCGAGGATGTCACGCATCTTGAACAGGTGGGCCAGATGCGGCGCGATTTCGTCGCCAATGTCAGCCACGAATTGCGCACGCCGCTGACCGCGCTCTTGGGCTTCATCGAAACCCTGCGCGGTCCCGCCCGCAATGACCCTGTGGCGACCGAGCGGTTTCTGGGCACCATGCAGATCGAGGCCAGCCGGATGGAGCGCCTTGTGAAAGACCTGCTGTCGCTCAGCCGGGTCGAGGCGCAGGAGCGCGTGCGCCCCACCGACCGGGTCGACCTGATCCGGCTGATCAACGCTGTGATCCACGCGACGCGCCCCATAGCGGACGAGGCGGACGTCAAGATCGCGTTCCGGACCGATGTCGAAGAGATCCACGTGCCCGGCGACGCCGACCAGCTGCATCAGATCCTCACCAACCTGATCGAGAACGCCATCAAGTATGGCGGCCCCGGCAAGACCGTCACCGTGGCGCTTGCGGCGCACTCCGATCACCCCGCGCTGCGCGGCCCTTCGGCGGTGATTTCCGTGACCGACCAGGGCCCCGGCATCGAGGAGGTGCACATCCCGCGCCTGACCGAACGCTTCTATCGCATCGACAGCCACCGCTCGCGCGAGATGGGCGGCACCGGGCTGGGGCTGGCCATCGTCAAGCACATCGTCAACCGTCACCGTGGCCGTCTGAAAGTCGAATCGGAACTGGGGCAGGGCACCCGATTCGACGTGATTCTGCCGTCGCGCCCCGCGACGCCGCAGGCCTGA
- a CDS encoding gamma carbonic anhydrase family protein: protein MPIYALDDVIPQLEEGAWVAPDANIIGKVVLEEASSVWFGCTLRGDNEPIVVGQGSNVQENTVMHTDPGFPLTIGRGCTIGHKAMLHGCTIGENSLIGMGATVLNGAKIGKNCLIGACALITEGKEIPDGSLVMGAPGKIVRELDDKAIEAFKATALHYQKNAARYRAGMRRVEIE, encoded by the coding sequence ATGCCCATTTACGCGCTTGACGACGTGATCCCGCAGCTGGAGGAGGGCGCCTGGGTCGCGCCTGACGCCAACATCATCGGCAAGGTGGTGCTGGAGGAGGCATCCTCAGTCTGGTTTGGCTGCACGCTGCGCGGCGACAACGAGCCCATCGTCGTGGGGCAGGGCAGCAACGTGCAGGAAAACACCGTCATGCACACCGACCCGGGTTTTCCGCTGACCATCGGGCGCGGCTGCACCATCGGGCACAAGGCGATGCTGCATGGCTGCACCATTGGCGAGAATTCCCTGATCGGCATGGGAGCGACCGTGCTGAACGGCGCGAAGATCGGCAAGAACTGCCTGATCGGGGCCTGTGCGCTGATCACCGAGGGCAAGGAGATCCCCGATGGCAGCCTTGTGATGGGCGCGCCGGGCAAGATCGTGCGTGAACTGGACGACAAGGCCATCGAAGCGTTCAAGGCCACCGCGCTGCACTATCAGAAGAACGCCGCGCGCTACAGGGCGGGGATGCGCCGCGTCGAGATCGAATGA
- the gmk gene encoding guanylate kinase, whose product MKHRRGLLIILSSPSGAGKSTLSRRLRDWDETISFSVSATTRPPRAGEVDGQDYHFLDDSTFRKQVAAGEMLEHAHVFGNFYGSPRGPVQAAIDAGRDVLFDIDWQGAQQIQNSVLGPHTLSIFILPPSITELHRRLETRGQDSPETIAKRMQKSWDEISHWAEYDYVLVNDDLETTDKALKTIVSAARLRRLQQPDLNAHVQRLQAEFEER is encoded by the coding sequence ATGAAACACCGCCGCGGCCTTCTGATCATCCTGTCCTCGCCCTCGGGCGCCGGCAAATCCACGCTGTCGCGCCGCCTGCGCGACTGGGACGAGACGATCTCGTTTTCCGTCTCGGCCACGACGCGCCCGCCGCGTGCGGGCGAAGTGGACGGGCAGGATTATCATTTTCTCGACGACAGCACCTTCCGCAAACAGGTGGCGGCGGGCGAGATGCTGGAACACGCCCATGTCTTCGGCAATTTCTACGGCTCTCCCCGCGGTCCAGTGCAAGCTGCCATCGACGCGGGCCGCGACGTTCTGTTCGATATCGACTGGCAAGGCGCGCAGCAGATCCAGAATTCGGTCCTCGGCCCTCATACCCTGTCGATCTTCATCCTGCCGCCCTCGATCACCGAACTGCACCGCCGGCTGGAAACGCGCGGCCAGGACAGCCCCGAGACCATCGCCAAGCGGATGCAGAAAAGCTGGGACGAGATCAGCCACTGGGCCGAATATGACTACGTTCTGGTCAATGACGACCTCGAGACCACGGACAAAGCGCTCAAGACCATCGTCTCGGCCGCCCGCCTGCGCCGCCTGCAACAGCCCGACCTGAATGCCCATGTGCAACGCCTTCAGGCCGAATTCGAGGAGAGATGA
- a CDS encoding YicC/YloC family endoribonuclease has translation MTHSPAQLNSMTGYASGQGMHGRFGWTWDLRAVNGRGLDLRLRVPDWIEGLEPTLRARLTKALGRGNVTLSLKLQAQDGGAAAQLDTAQLDNVLAAMTEIESRAMALGLSLAPANAADVLALRGVFEPGAQDEDTAALGKALVADFEAVLDSFQSMRRREGAALAEVLTGQLDRIAELTDAAATAAEARRPETEANFRAALQRVMDNTDGVEEGRIAQELAVLAVKSDVTEEIDRLRSHVAAARDLIAGGSPAGRKLDFLAQEFNREANTLCSKAQSSELTSVGLELKSVIEQMREQVQNVE, from the coding sequence GTGACCCATTCCCCCGCACAGCTCAATTCCATGACCGGCTATGCCTCGGGGCAGGGTATGCATGGCCGCTTCGGCTGGACATGGGACTTGCGCGCGGTCAACGGGCGCGGGCTCGACCTGCGGCTGCGGGTGCCCGACTGGATCGAAGGGCTGGAGCCCACCTTGCGCGCGCGCCTGACCAAGGCGCTGGGGCGTGGCAATGTCACCCTGTCGCTGAAATTGCAGGCCCAGGATGGCGGCGCAGCCGCGCAACTGGACACAGCCCAGCTGGACAACGTGCTGGCGGCGATGACCGAGATCGAATCCCGCGCCATGGCGCTTGGCCTGTCGCTCGCACCCGCCAACGCCGCCGACGTGCTGGCGCTGCGCGGCGTGTTCGAACCGGGCGCGCAGGATGAAGATACCGCCGCCCTGGGCAAGGCGCTGGTGGCCGATTTCGAAGCCGTCCTGGACAGTTTCCAGTCGATGCGCCGCCGCGAAGGGGCCGCGTTGGCCGAGGTGCTGACCGGCCAGCTGGATCGGATCGCCGAGTTGACAGACGCCGCCGCCACCGCCGCCGAGGCCCGCCGCCCCGAGACCGAGGCTAATTTCCGCGCCGCGCTTCAGCGCGTGATGGACAACACCGACGGCGTCGAGGAGGGCCGTATTGCCCAGGAACTGGCCGTGCTGGCGGTCAAATCCGACGTCACCGAGGAGATCGACCGCCTGCGCAGCCACGTCGCCGCCGCCCGCGACCTCATTGCCGGGGGCAGCCCCGCGGGCCGCAAGCTCGATTTCCTCGCGCAGGAGTTCAACCGCGAGGCCAACACGCTGTGTTCCAAGGCCCAAAGCAGCGAGTTGACGAGCGTCGGGCTGGAGCTGAAAAGCGTGATCGAACAGATGCGCGAACAGGTGCAGAATGTGGAGTGA
- a CDS encoding PAS domain-containing protein — translation MKDDSGSSFLDKIADLRPTGSGTRHDRREADLQKFVSYWSGMRRGGDVPLRTEIDPRGIESLLSNAFIAEKVAPGLARLRIAGTHLSDVMGMEVRGMPLSALIAPEDRGELADAMVELFERPATLRLDLTAPGGLRRAAMAATLIVLPLRSDLGDISRALGCFVSSGPIGTTPRRFKIVECKVTPLDLTDAKATGFSEEQAALAAPAPKARDEQPAELSHPSERPYLRLVHSD, via the coding sequence ATGAAGGATGATTCTGGTAGCTCGTTTCTGGACAAGATCGCTGATCTGCGGCCGACCGGCAGCGGGACGCGTCACGATCGCCGCGAGGCCGATCTGCAAAAGTTCGTCAGCTACTGGTCGGGGATGCGCCGAGGCGGCGACGTGCCGCTGCGCACCGAAATCGACCCGCGCGGCATCGAGAGCCTGCTGAGCAACGCCTTCATCGCCGAAAAGGTTGCCCCCGGACTCGCCCGGCTGCGGATCGCCGGCACGCATCTGTCGGACGTGATGGGCATGGAAGTGCGTGGCATGCCCCTGTCGGCGCTGATCGCGCCCGAGGACCGCGGAGAGCTGGCCGACGCGATGGTCGAGTTGTTCGAGCGGCCCGCGACACTGCGGCTGGACCTGACAGCGCCCGGCGGCTTGCGCCGCGCGGCGATGGCCGCGACGCTGATCGTGCTACCGCTGCGCAGTGACCTGGGCGATATCTCGCGTGCGCTGGGCTGTTTCGTGTCCTCGGGGCCGATCGGCACCACGCCGCGCCGGTTCAAGATCGTGGAGTGCAAGGTGACGCCACTGGATTTGACCGATGCGAAGGCCACCGGATTTAGTGAAGAGCAGGCGGCACTGGCCGCCCCTGCCCCGAAGGCCCGCGACGAGCAGCCTGCGGAGCTGTCACATCCCAGCGAGCGACCCTACCTGCGGCTGGTTCACAGCGACTGA
- a CDS encoding pyridoxamine 5'-phosphate oxidase family protein, which yields MAKTFHELAFTDAVRAMQEKQGSAAMYARSLAPDAPADDRLGPKEAQFIALRDGFYQATVSATGWPYVQFRGGPRGFLKMLDDRTLGYADYRGNRQYISTGNLTENDRISLILMDYPNSARLKILGRVRISDDPDLISRLMDDGYKARPERAVVITVEGFDWNCPQHIPVRLTMEELDPILAPFQQELADLRAENAELKARLDTAQSL from the coding sequence ATGGCCAAGACCTTCCACGAACTCGCCTTCACCGACGCGGTCCGCGCCATGCAGGAAAAACAAGGCTCGGCGGCGATGTACGCCCGCAGCCTTGCGCCCGATGCCCCCGCCGACGACCGGCTTGGGCCCAAAGAGGCACAGTTTATCGCCCTTCGCGACGGCTTTTACCAGGCCACGGTCAGCGCCACGGGCTGGCCCTATGTGCAGTTTCGCGGCGGTCCGCGCGGCTTTCTGAAGATGCTGGATGACCGGACGCTGGGCTATGCGGATTATCGCGGCAACCGCCAGTATATCTCCACCGGCAACCTGACCGAAAACGACCGAATCTCGCTCATTCTGATGGATTATCCCAACAGCGCCCGGCTCAAGATCCTGGGCCGCGTGCGGATCAGCGACGATCCCGATCTCATATCGCGGCTGATGGATGACGGTTACAAGGCGCGCCCCGAACGAGCCGTGGTCATCACCGTCGAAGGCTTCGACTGGAACTGCCCGCAGCACATCCCGGTCCGACTGACCATGGAAGAACTCGACCCCATCCTCGCGCCGTTCCAGCAAGAACTGGCCGATCTGCGGGCCGAGAACGCGGAACTCAAGGCCCGGTTGGACACAGCTCAGTCGCTGTGA
- the hflX gene encoding GTPase HflX — translation MTQTDVSDTRAWVLHPDIPSSDRERDPALALEEAVSLAHALPGLEVLGGSVVRLREPHPGMLFGKGKMAELQQLVEDNKVELVLIDGPVSPVQQRNLEKKLGVKLLDRTGLILEIFSDRAATREGVLQVEMAALSYQRTRLVRAWTHLERQRGGLGFVGGPGETQIEADRRAIDEQLVRLRRQLEKVVKTRTLHRAARAKVPFPIVALVGYTNAGKSTLFNHLTGAEVMAKDMLFATLDPTMRKIALPGGGPEVILSDTVGFISDLPTELVAAFRATLEEVLAADLIVHVRDISHPETEDQAGDVHDILTSLGVLETTPQIEVWNKIDRLTPEDRTLVENRASRMENVQLLSAITGEGMDALSETIITRLAGTTHVETFTLGFDAGRKRAWLFENGLVEDEVQDEDGYTLTVRWNETQKSQFDGL, via the coding sequence TTGACCCAGACCGACGTTTCGGACACCCGCGCCTGGGTCCTGCACCCGGATATCCCCAGTTCAGACCGCGAGCGTGACCCCGCGCTCGCGCTCGAAGAAGCCGTATCGCTGGCCCACGCCCTGCCGGGGCTGGAGGTGCTGGGCGGCTCGGTCGTGCGCCTGCGCGAGCCGCATCCCGGCATGCTCTTCGGCAAGGGCAAGATGGCCGAACTGCAGCAGCTTGTCGAAGACAACAAGGTCGAGCTGGTCCTGATCGACGGGCCGGTATCTCCCGTGCAGCAGCGCAATCTCGAAAAGAAGCTGGGCGTCAAACTGCTCGACCGAACCGGGCTTATCCTGGAAATCTTCTCGGACCGCGCCGCCACGCGCGAAGGTGTGCTGCAGGTCGAGATGGCCGCGCTGTCCTACCAGCGCACGCGACTGGTGCGCGCCTGGACTCACCTTGAACGCCAGCGCGGGGGATTGGGCTTTGTCGGCGGCCCCGGCGAGACGCAGATCGAGGCCGACCGCCGCGCCATCGACGAACAGCTCGTGCGCCTGCGCCGCCAGCTGGAAAAGGTCGTGAAAACCCGCACCCTACACCGCGCCGCCCGCGCCAAGGTGCCTTTTCCGATCGTGGCGCTTGTGGGCTATACCAACGCCGGCAAGTCCACGCTCTTCAACCACCTCACGGGGGCCGAGGTCATGGCCAAGGACATGCTTTTCGCCACGCTCGACCCCACCATGCGCAAGATCGCGCTTCCCGGTGGTGGCCCCGAGGTGATCCTGTCCGACACGGTGGGGTTCATCTCCGACCTGCCCACCGAACTTGTCGCCGCCTTCCGCGCCACGCTGGAAGAGGTGCTGGCCGCCGACCTGATCGTCCATGTCCGCGACATCTCACACCCCGAGACCGAGGATCAGGCCGGCGACGTGCACGACATCCTCACCAGCCTTGGCGTGCTGGAAACCACGCCCCAGATCGAGGTCTGGAACAAGATCGACCGTCTGACGCCAGAGGACCGCACCCTGGTCGAAAACCGCGCCAGCCGGATGGAAAACGTGCAGCTTCTGTCGGCCATCACCGGCGAGGGCATGGACGCGCTCAGCGAGACCATCATCACCCGGCTGGCGGGCACCACCCATGTCGAGACGTTCACCTTGGGCTTTGACGCAGGTCGCAAACGCGCCTGGCTCTTCGAGAACGGCCTTGTCGAGGACGAAGTGCAGGACGAGGACGGCTATACCCTGACCGTGCGCTGGAACGAGACGCAGAAATCGCAGTTCGACGGGCTTTGA
- the hfq gene encoding RNA chaperone Hfq — MATDRQNLQDAFLNQVRKTKIPVTVFLINGVKLQGVITWFDNFCILLRRDGQSQLVYKHAVSTIMPSQPVSLYEGDDGS; from the coding sequence ATGGCGACAGACCGACAAAATCTGCAAGACGCATTTCTGAATCAGGTACGCAAGACCAAGATCCCGGTCACCGTTTTCCTTATCAACGGCGTCAAACTTCAAGGTGTCATCACCTGGTTCGACAATTTCTGCATCCTGCTGCGCCGCGACGGGCAGTCACAGCTTGTCTACAAGCATGCCGTGTCCACGATCATGCCGTCCCAGCCGGTCAGCCTGTACGAGGGCGATGACGGGTCTTGA